TGCATTCGAAAAGATATGGATTTGATCATGATTGATGCAAGCATGCGTGCATGTACGATAAAGATGCATTTCAAGCTTGGCATATCAAGTTAACCCTTTTCTTTTGCGGGTGAAGTTAACACAATTTGGACAAACCATTTATTCCTCATACACATACAATCCTTTTACAAATACATGAATCATGCATTTAGATACCATAATGAGATACACTGATCATGTGATCAATCACAAACTTATCAAGCATGCATGCGCGAGCGAGGGAGCCCATGCAAACACCTAACATATAGTACCGGAATTGGAACATAGAAAATATACGTATGGTGCGTACGTATGACATGCAAACTAGTTACGAATAAAAAAATGCTTGTATAATATTCATCGATGGTGTTGGATGGATCAGATGGGGCAGGTGAAGTCGGAGGGGCACTTCTTGCCGCACTGGTTGAGGAGGAGGGTCAGGTCGATGGGCACGTTGAGCTGGATGCCGAGAATGTTGGCCCTGATGGCGGTGCAGAGGCACACGGCAGCGTCGAGGTCGGCGAGCCCGCCCAGGAGCGGGCAGCACTGCTCGTTCTCCGGCACACCAATCCTGAGCTTCAGCAGGTTCAGCACGTCGGTGCACACGCCCAGCTTCAGCGTGTTGATCGGGCAGCTGCCCCCGCCGGTCGATGGCACGACGGGCGGTGGGCGGATCGGCGGTGTAGGGACGTCCGGCGGGCAGTAGGATCCACAGCCCTGGGTGGCGGCAAGGAGGGCCAGGTTCAGGGCGAGAAAGAGGGCGAGCTTGGAGGGCGCCATTGCTACTGATCGATCTTACTGGTCTGTGGCTAAGCTTGTAGGCTTTGCTAGCTCGGGATGGTTTTCTTGGGTTGTTTGAGGTGGTATTTATAGGCCGGTTGTAGTGTGCAAGTGCATGCATGTCATTATCAGTCGAGCTAATTAGTTTGACTCTTGCCGTAGTAATTTGCAAAACTTATGTGCAACCATTATTGTACTGGCATGTTACGTGTGTAACATCCATCATGGGAGCTTAATCTGTTCGCTAATGAACAAAAATCTGAGAGCCGAGCCAGCCAGGAGACTTTCCTTTAGTTTCCAAGAAGAGTATTCTAATATGCATGTTGTCTGCTGTGTGCATATAAATATGTGATGGCTTTATAAGCATACATAGCATCGGACAAAGAAATATATCTGGCATGACAGCGCTACGAGTTGGCGTAACCGTGATCATCAGGGTCACGGGAGACACATATAGGAGTTGTATGGTCTTGATTCCATGCGTCTATTATATCTATCGTACTCTGGTTTATTATACTGGCTCGTTGGCACGGATGGACATGTACGTTCAGCTCGCTGTATAATAATTAGTTAATGCAGCACCATTGGTTGTGCCGACGAAGAATTTCACACATTTGCTAAACACTAGGTACCTGAAATTTTCCTTTGTGCCAGTTACAGCCTGTTTTGTGCGAGGACAAACGCAGGGTTATGTGAGAGGTGACAACGACGAGGACAAGCGGGGGCGAGTACAAAACTTGACTTATGCAGGTTGAGGGTGGAGGTGCGGGGGTCGTCGGAGTTTACTGCAGGTCGGGGGAGGTTGAGGGGCTGGCGAGGCTGGCGAGGCGGTGTGCGGCACCTCCCGCCGGCCGGAAGGAGGCTGCCAATTAGGGCAGGGTAGATCACGTGGGAGGGGGAGGAACCGTTGCACGAGAGAGGAagatgtgaggagaagaaggtTAACAGGTGGCGGCACAATCGTGCCATCAAACGGAAAATTGACTGATGCAGATTTTATTCCTAGATGCCTGTCATATAGGCGGTCCTAATTTCAATACTGCTTAAATGCCATGGTGCAAGATAGAGCCCATTTGATTGAGTTGAACAAAATAGTTACACATTATAGTTTTTTTTCGTCGAGAGAAGACCATTATAGCCAGCTTTAGTCCCGAATTCTAAAACCGGATTGCTTTAGTCCGTTGACTCAAAAGAAGAGGTCTCATGCTCGCTTGGCGTGGCTTTGACTAGTCATTGCCCACGTGGAAATCTTCTTCCTTTCCATTGTAACCCGGTTGGGTATTTTTTTTAGCAGTTGGCGCGCGCCGAGCAACAAAAGAAGAAGGTAGGCGTGGggctgttgggaaacgtagcatgcaatttcaaaaatttcctacgctcacgcaagatctatctaggagatgcatagcaacgagagggggagagtgcgtctacgtaccctcgtagaccgaaagcggaagcgtttgacaacacggttgatgtagtcgaacttcttctagatccgaccgatcaagcaccgaacgtacgacacctccgagttctacacacgttcagctcgatgacgtccctcgccttcttgatccagcaaggtgtcgaggtagtagatgagttctgtcagcacgacggcgtggtgacggtgatggtgaagtgatccgtgcagggcttcgcctaagcactacgaagatatgaccggaggcgtaaactatgaAGCGGGacgccgcacatggctaacaattgatgttgtgtgttctagcggtgccccccccccacatatataggttggaggggaggagaggcagccaagggggcgccccaggtaggaggaatcctacttgaggtcctcccaattcggcctcccccatttcctattcctattcggagtaggaagggaagagggggaaggggaatcctattccctttttcctttcctccttcccctttccttctccaatttggccagaccatatgggggggcgcaccagcccctttgtggctggtgtgtttcccctcttggcccataaggcccatatcttttgccgggggtgccgggaaccccttccggtgacccgataagtacccggtacccccggaacactttcggtgtctgaatactatcgtcctatatatgaatctttacctctcgaccatttcgagactcctcgtcatgtccgtgatctcatccgggactccgaacaacattcggtcaccaaatcacataactcatacaatataaaatcgtcatcgaacgttaagcgtgcggaccctacgggttcgagagctatgtagacatgtctgagacacctctccggtcaataaccaacagcggaacctggatgctcatattggctcctacatattctacgaatatctttatcggtcgaaccgtaatgacaacatacgttattccctttgtcatcggtatgttacttgcccgatattcgatcgtcggtatccacatacctagttcaatcccgttaccggtaagtctctttactcgttccataatacatcatcctgcaactaactcattagttactttgcgtgcaaggcttcttatgatgtgtattaccgagagggcccagagatacctctccgatacttggagtgacaaatcctaatctcgatctatgccaacccaacaaagaacttcggagatacttgtaaagcatctttataatcacccagttacgttgtgacgtttgatagcacacaaggtattcctccggtatccaggagttgcataatctcatagttgaaggaatatgtatttgacatgaagaaagcaatagcaataaaactgaacgatcaatatgctaagctaacggatgggtcttgtccatcacatcattctcctaatgatgtgatctcgttcgtcaaatgacaacacatgtctatggttaggaaacttaaccatctttgattaatgagctagtgtagtagagacttactagggacatggtgttttgtctatgtatccacacatgtatcaagtttccggttaatacaattctagcatgaataataaacatttatcatggtataaggaaatataaaataacaactttattattgcctctagggcatatttccttcagtctcccacttgcactagtgtcaataatctagttcacatcgccatgtgatttaacaccaataattcacatctttatgtgatcaacacccatagttcacatcgccatgtgaccaacacccaaagggtttactggagtcaataatctagttcacatcgttatgtgattaacacccaaagagtactgaggtgtgatcatgttttccttgtgagagaagtttagtcaacgggtatgccacattcagattcgtatgtattttgcagatttctatgtctacaatgctctgcatggagctactctagttAATTGCTCCCATGTTCAATACGTATCTAGAATgatcaatgtcaaagcttgcatcgacgtaactctttacgatgaactctttatcacctccataaccgagaaacatttccttagtcctttttaggtacctaaggataattttgaccgctgtccagtgatctactcctagatcactattgtacccccttgtcaaactcatggcaaggtatagggaatgactttcattctctctctatcttctgccgtggtcgggttttgagtcttactcaacttcacaccttgaaacacagacaagaaccctttcttagactgatctattttgaacttcttcaacaaatttgccaaggtatgtgctttgtgaaagtcctattaagcatctcgatctatccctatagatcttgatgcccaatatttaagtaacttcactgaggtctttcattgaaaaattcttattcaagtatccgtttatgctatccagaaattccatatcattttcgatcaacaatatgtcatccacatatattatcagaaatgctacagagctcccactcactttcttgtaaatacaggcttcaccaaaagcctgtataaaaccatatgctttgatcacctcatcaaagcgtatattccaactccgagatgcttgcaccagtccatagatggatcgctagagcttgcacactttgttagcacctttaggattgacaaaaaccttctggttgcatcatatacaactcttctttaagaaatccattaaggaatgcagttttgacatccatttgccagatttcataaaatgcggtaattgctaacatgattcggacagacttaagcatcgctacgattgagaaaatctcatcgtattcaacaccttgaacttgtcgaaaaccttttgcgacaagtcgagctttgtagatagtaacactaccatcagtgttcgtcttcctcttgaagatccatttattctcaatggcttgccgatcattgggcaagtccaccaaagtccacactttgttctcatacatggatcctatctcagatttcatgccctcaagccatctgtcggaatctgggctcatcatagcttcttcatagttcgtaggttcgccatgttctaataacatgacttccaagacaggattaccataccaatCTGGTGGGGAACGTGctctgtttgacctacgaggtccagtagtaacttgatccgaactttcatgatcatcgtcattagcttcctctctagttggtgtaggaatCGCGGGAACGGATTTCACTAATGTGCTATTTTCCAATTAGAGAGAAGgtataattacctcatcaagttctactttcctcctactcacttctttcgagaaaaactccttctctagaaaggatccattcttagcaacaaagatcttgccttcggatctgtggtagaaggtgtacccaacaatttcttttgggtatcctatgaagatgcacttctccgatttgggtttgagcttatcaggctgaagctttttcacataagcaccgcaaccccaaactttaagaaacgacaacttaagtttcttgccaaaccacagttcatatggtgtcgtttCAATGgttttagacggtgccctatttaacgtgaatgcatctatctctaatgcataaccccaaaaggaTAGTGGTAAagcggtaagagacatcatagaacgcaccatatctaataaagtacgattacgacattcggacacaccattatgctgtggtgttccaggtggcatgagttgtgaaactattccacattgttttaaatgaaggccaaactcgtaactcaaatattcgcctccgcgatcagatcgtagaaactttattttcttgttacgatgattctgcACGTCACTcagaaattctttgaacttttcaaatatttcagacttgtgtttcattaagtagatatacccatatctgctcaaaacatctgtgaaggtcagaaaataacgatacccgccgcgagcttcaacactcatcggaccgcatacatcggtatgtattatttccaataagtcattagctcgctccattgttccagagaacagagttttagtcatcttgcccatgacgcatggttcgcaagcatcaaatgattcataatcaagtgatcccaaaagtccatctgcatggagtttcttcatgcgctttacaccaatatgacctaaacggcagtgccacaagtatgttgcactatcattatcaactttgcatcttttggcattaattttataaatatgtgtatcactacgatcgagattcaataaaccattcacattgggtgtatgaccatataaggttgtattcatgtaaatagaacaacaattattctttgacttaaatgaataaccgtattgcaataaacatgatcaaatcatattcattcTCAACACatacaccaaataacatttatttaaggttcaacactaatcccaaaggtagagggagtgtgcgatggtgatctcatcaaccttggaatcactccaacacacatcgtcacctcgcccttaactagtctctgttcattttgaaACTCCTGTTCCGAGTTACTAATCTTaacaactgaaccggtatcaaataccctggggttactatgaacactagtaaattacacatcaataacatgtatatcaaatatacctttgttcactttgccatccttcttatccgccaagtatttggggtagttctgcttctagtgaccattccctttgcagtagaagcactcagtttcaggcttaggtctagctttgggctacttcacgggagcggcaacttgcttgccattcttcctGAAGTTCCCTCTCTTTtccttgcccttttcttgaaactagtggtcttcttaaccatcaacacttgatgctttttcttgatttctatgttcgtcgatttcagcattacgaagagctcgggaatcgttttcgtgatcccttgcatattatagttcatcacgaagttccattaacttggtgatagtgactagagaactctgtcaatcactatctcatctggaagattaactcccacttgattcaagcgattgaagtacccagacattctgagcacatgctcactggttgagctagtctcctccatcttgtaggcaaagtacttgtcagaggtctcataccccTCGACTCGGGCAAGAGTCTGAAATACAGATTTCAGCtattggaacatctcatatgctctgtggcattcaaacatttttgaagtcccggttctaagacgtatagcatggtgcactaaactatcaagtagtcatcataccgagctttgccaaacgttcataacgtctgcatttgctcctgcaataggtctgtcacctagcggcgcatcaaggacataattcttctgtgcagcaatgaggacaatcctcagatcacggacccagtccgctttattgctactaacatctttcaacttatttttctctaggaacatatcaaaaataaaacaggggagctatacgcgagctattgatctataacatagatatgcaaatactatcaggactaacttcatgataaattaagttcaattaatcaaattacttaagaactcccacttagatagacatccctcaggtcatctaaatgatacgtgatccaaatcaactaaaccatgtccgatcatcacgtgagatggagtagtcatcaatggtgaacatctctatgttgatcatatctactatatgattcacgttcgaccttccagtctccagtgttccgtggccatgtctgtacatgcaaggctcgtcaagtttaacccgagtattccgcatgtgcaaaactgtcttgcacccgttatatgtgaacgtagagcctatcacacccaatcatcacgtggtgtctcggcacgacaaactgtcgcaacggtgcatgcatactcagggagaacacttataccttgaaattttagtaagggatcatcttataatgctacctccgtactaagcaaaataagatgcataaaaaataaacatcacatgcaatcaaaatatgtgacatgatatggccgtcatcatcttgtgcctttgatctccatctccaaagcacggTCATGATGTCCATCGTCaacggcttgacaccttgatctccatcgtagcgtcgtggtcgtctcgccaactattgcttctacaactattgttaacacatagtgataaagtaaagcaattacatggcgtttgcatttcatacaataaagcgacaaccataaggctcctgccagttgccgataacttttacaaaacatgatcatctcatacaataacgtatatcacatcatgtattgaccatatcacatcccaacatgccctgcaaaaacaagttagacgtcctctactttgttgttgcaagttttacgtggctgctacgggcttctagtaagaaccgttcttatctacacatcaaaaccacaacgatttttcatcaagtgtgctgttttaaccttcaactaGGACCGGACGTaatcaaattcgattcaactaaagttggagaaacagacacccgccagccacctttatgcaaaactagttgcatgtctgtcggtggaaccggtctcatgaacgtggtcatgtaaggttggtccaggccgcttcatccaacaatactgccgaatcaaaataagacattggtggtaagcagtatgatgatcaccgcccacaattcttggtgttctactcgtgcatatcatctacgcatagaccagctggctcggataccactgttggaaaACGTAACATGCAATTTGAAAAATTTCCTactctcacgcaagatctatctaggagatgcatagcagcgagagggggagagtgtgtctacataccctcgtagaacgaaagtggaagcgtttgacaacgcggttgatgtagtcgaacttcttctagctctgACCGATAAGGatcgaacgtacgacacctccgagttctacacacgctcagctcgatgacgtccctcgccttcttgatccagcaaggtgtcgacgtagtagatgagttctttcagcacgacggcgcggtgacggtgatggtgaagtaatccacgcagggcttcgcctaagcactacgaagatatgaccggaggcgtaaactgtggaggggggcgccgcacacggctaacaattgatgttgtgtgttctagcggtgcccccccccacatatatataggttggaggggaggagaggcagccaaagggggcgccccaagtaggaggaatcctacttggggtcctcccaattcggcctcccccatTTCCTATTTatattcggagtaggaagggaagagggggaagggggaatcctattccatttttcctttcctccttcccctttccttctccaatttggccagcccatatgggggggcgcaccagcccctttgtgtctggtgtgtttcccctcttggcccataaggcccatatcttttgccaggggtgcccggaaccccttccggtaacccgataagtacccggtacccccggaacacttctggtgtccgaatactatcgtcctatatatgaacctttacctctcgaccatttcgagactcctcgtcatgtccgtgatc
This sequence is a window from Aegilops tauschii subsp. strangulata cultivar AL8/78 chromosome 7, Aet v6.0, whole genome shotgun sequence. Protein-coding genes within it:
- the LOC109765214 gene encoding cortical cell-delineating protein yields the protein MAPSKLALFLALNLALLAATQGCGSYCPPDVPTPPIRPPPVVPSTGGGSCPINTLKLGVCTDVLNLLKLRIGVPENEQCCPLLGGLADLDAAVCLCTAIRANILGIQLNVPIDLTLLLNQCGKKCPSDFTCPI